The genomic segment ATTGTAACCACAATTTTGCTACTTTATTTCATTTTTGTATGGCACTCTGCGAAAATGGAACCACCACCAAGTCACCCCGCTGTAGCAGGATATATGGAAAAAGTGGATGGGAATTATAACCTTACAATTCTTGATGCATATAATCCTGGTCGTGGTTTAGATGATGTTGAAGTGCTGATATTAAACAATTCACGTCATGTCATTTTTCGCCAGTTACTAAATTATTTAGTAGATAACGAAAGTTCTGACATTGTTTTTTATGATAAAGATAAGGATAATGCAGTCTCTAAAGGGGATGTTCTTACCATCAAAAGTAATGTTGTTTCTCAAGCTTATGAATTGAACTTAATTTCTATCTCAAAAAACTTTGTTTCCTACTTATACATATGGAGGGATTGATGTTGAAATTTCAATTAAGCCAAAATGTGCAATTATACGGTCAAAACGATTATAACGACCTAGCCCCATTAGATTACGATATGGATGGAGAGGAACGTATGTAAAATAACTGTATTTTAATCACCTCTTTTCCGAACGTGTGATTTTCATACCTTCTCTCAACGAGAGGGGTTTTGAGGATTTTACGAGCGCCCTATAAATTGTATTTTTAGGAGAGCCTCCGTATTACATAATTGCCGTCTCTTTTTTACTTGACGAGATAATAGCCTGCGACTTTCTCCCTTGCCTTCCTTCTGGCAAAACCTTTCTGCACAAGCTCTTGTAAAGCACTTAAAACGAAATTTTTAGGCATTCTTGCCATACTAACAATTCTATCGACGTTAGCCATTTTATCTTCGCTAGTAATTCCAGCTTCTTTCATTGCTTTATAAACTTTATCAGCTCTCTCGCTCAGCCCTTCGGTCATACTCTCTCTTTTCCGTCTTTTTTGAAAACTCTAATAACTTTCTGCCTATAAATATTTAACCAGAAACTCTTTTTAGTGAATCGAGCATTTACAGTTTGCAAATGGAATATTTCTGCTTGATAATAATTATAATCTCGTCTTTTCTTTTCGGCTCGCAGTTCGTGCCTAAAAAATTTTCAAAAGTCAATGAAATTATTTACTGCGCTGCGATGAGCTCAGGTATATTTTTAAATGCGCTTGTCTTGACTTTATTACTGACTTTTAAAAGCTACAGCTTCAGCTATTCCTATCATTCTTTAGTTATATGCTTTGTTGCAGGCTTTGTCTGGCTATTCGGCAACGTTTTACTTATCTATGCAGTAACTAGAATAGGTATTGCAAGACCTTTTGTAATTTTGAATTTTACTTCTGTAATATCATTTTTCGGCGGGATTATATTTCTAAGAGAATATGCAGGACTTTATTCCCTTATTCAAGCTTTTATTGCAATGCTGATAATAATCGCTGGTTGCATAGTCATTACAGAAACTATTTCAAAAGCTCGCAAGCATTCAAGGATAGGCATTGTTGCTGCATTCAGTTCAAGTATATTCTTCGGCATATTCAATATTTTAGTAGTGCATTCAGTCAACATTCTAAAATTAGATGTAGTACTTGCAGCACTTTCACTTTCTTCAGGCTCTTTATTAGCGTCCATCAGCTTTCTTATAGTTAGCAGAAAATTTTTGGATTATCTAACCACGAGTGGTAGGGAACAATCACT from the Candidatus Thermoplasmatota archaeon genome contains:
- a CDS encoding transcriptional regulator: MTEGLSERADKVYKAMKEAGITSEDKMANVDRIVSMARMPKNFVLSALQELVQKGFARRKAREKVAGYYLVK
- a CDS encoding GRP family sugar transporter — encoded protein: MEYFCLIIIIISSFLFGSQFVPKKFSKVNEIIYCAAMSSGIFLNALVLTLLLTFKSYSFSYSYHSLVICFVAGFVWLFGNVLLIYAVTRIGIARPFVILNFTSVISFFGGIIFLREYAGLYSLIQAFIAMLIIIAGCIVITETISKARKHSRIGIVAAFSSSIFFGIFNILVVHSVNILKLDVVLAALSLSSGSLLASISFLIVSRKFLDYLTTSGREQSLGIVGGIIWGLGNITSLYALKTLGLSIGIPILMGLITFFSACWGIIAFKELERSAIPKFILGALLTLGGVVLIAL